One window of the Microbispora sp. ZYX-F-249 genome contains the following:
- a CDS encoding PH domain-containing protein produces MRLVTHGDSAPSSVNRYLLPHEHQVIMVRRHPAVLLRPVAEIFGGLVLAGVLSKFLSDNGASQALALVWWAWLLLLVRFVWKVAEWSVDYFVVTSQRMLLTTGLITRKVAMMPLSKVTDMSFQRSLLGRMLGYGEFVMESAGQDQALRTVPHIPYPETLYLEVCQMIFPSKDGDDD; encoded by the coding sequence ATGAGACTTGTGACCCACGGGGACTCCGCCCCGTCGTCGGTCAACCGTTACCTCCTCCCCCACGAACACCAAGTCATCATGGTGCGGCGCCACCCCGCCGTGCTCCTGCGCCCGGTCGCCGAGATCTTCGGTGGGCTCGTCCTCGCCGGAGTCCTCAGCAAGTTCCTCAGCGACAACGGGGCGAGCCAGGCCCTCGCCCTCGTCTGGTGGGCCTGGCTCCTCCTGCTGGTCCGCTTCGTATGGAAGGTCGCGGAGTGGTCGGTCGACTACTTCGTGGTCACCTCCCAGCGCATGCTTCTCACCACCGGCCTCATCACGCGCAAGGTCGCGATGATGCCCCTGAGCAAGGTCACCGACATGAGCTTCCAGCGCTCGCTCCTCGGCCGCATGCTCGGCTACGGCGAGTTCGTGATGGAGTCGGCCGGCCAGGATCAGGCCCTGCGCACCGTCCCCCACATCCCCTATCCCGAGACCTTGTACCTCGAGGTCTGTCAGATGATCTTCCCCAGCAAGGATGGGGACGACGACTGA
- a CDS encoding helix-turn-helix domain-containing protein has product MSQAQLAGPDLSDSYVSLIESGKRTPTPVVARLLAERLGCTTEFLLHGIEPRQRIDTELGLRHAELELYHGDPAVATDRFGEIVKAAGEDNAMLAAHARLGVARALEAQGRVGRAVEAYERLRREAAAHPERLADLPLTIALCRCYQRAGDRLRARDLGAHALGHVDRLGVIEGELAVELALALVEAETGLPYVERVLSTAGPERAGDRSTEILALWQASVTAAEGEDSALAVQLAEDALAAGRPARIAVRRARIAMHWARLTASNPEGADLDRANALARSASEVFAEFPAERQEHARSLVVLSSVRFRIGDTESAAELADRALHLLNGAKGTTAATANMVLAEIALARSEDPAALLDRAHDLLDTVTPDRETARAWRMLGDLWGQAGALDRQSGAYRRALEAVGIRVNIPGAMNTTVLAR; this is encoded by the coding sequence ATGTCGCAGGCCCAGTTGGCCGGACCCGACCTATCCGACAGTTACGTCTCACTCATCGAGTCCGGAAAGCGGACGCCAACGCCGGTCGTCGCCCGGTTGCTTGCCGAGCGGCTCGGTTGCACCACCGAGTTCCTGCTCCACGGGATAGAACCCCGGCAGCGCATCGACACCGAGCTCGGCCTCCGACATGCCGAGCTCGAGCTTTATCACGGCGATCCCGCCGTGGCCACCGACCGCTTCGGCGAGATCGTCAAGGCGGCGGGTGAGGACAACGCGATGCTCGCCGCCCACGCCCGGCTCGGTGTGGCGCGGGCGCTGGAGGCGCAGGGCCGCGTCGGCCGGGCCGTCGAGGCGTACGAGCGGCTGCGCCGCGAGGCCGCCGCGCACCCCGAGCGCCTCGCCGACCTGCCCTTGACCATCGCGCTGTGCCGTTGCTACCAGCGGGCAGGCGACCGGCTCCGGGCGCGGGACCTCGGCGCACACGCGCTCGGCCACGTCGACCGGCTCGGCGTGATCGAGGGCGAGCTGGCCGTGGAGCTGGCGCTGGCGCTCGTCGAGGCCGAGACCGGCCTGCCGTATGTCGAGCGGGTGCTGTCGACGGCGGGCCCGGAGCGCGCCGGCGACCGCAGCACCGAGATCCTCGCGCTGTGGCAGGCCAGCGTGACGGCGGCCGAAGGCGAGGACTCGGCGCTGGCCGTGCAGCTCGCCGAGGACGCTCTCGCCGCCGGCCGTCCGGCCCGGATCGCCGTCCGCCGCGCCCGCATCGCGATGCACTGGGCTCGCCTCACCGCGTCGAATCCCGAAGGCGCCGATTTGGACCGAGCCAACGCGCTCGCGCGCTCCGCGTCCGAGGTCTTCGCGGAGTTCCCGGCCGAACGGCAGGAGCACGCGCGGAGCCTCGTGGTGCTGAGTTCCGTACGGTTCCGGATCGGAGACACGGAATCCGCAGCCGAACTCGCCGATCGGGCACTGCATCTGTTGAACGGCGCCAAGGGGACCACCGCGGCCACCGCGAACATGGTTCTGGCCGAAATCGCGTTGGCACGGTCCGAAGATCCGGCTGCCCTGTTGGACCGGGCACACGACCTGCTGGACACCGTGACGCCCGACCGGGAGACCGCCCGGGCCTGGCGCATGCTCGGCGACCTCTGGGGCCAGGCCGGCGCCCTCGACCGGCAGTCAGGGGCATATCGTAGAGCCCTGGAAGCGGTCGGGATCCGGGTGAACATACCGGGCGCCATGAACACGACGGTGCTCGCTCGATAG
- a CDS encoding FadR/GntR family transcriptional regulator has protein sequence MSLRTAQRASLVDQVIDQLKEQITSGSWQMHAKIPTETVLAEHLGVGRNTVREAVRALTHAGLLECRQGDGTYVRATSELSGAMARRLRAAEQLEILEVRRALEVEAARLAATRRTEGDVASIEAALAAREKAWADGDPEAFVESDLAFHVAVVEATHNRVLIDLYVDFSAALRASIAAAGGSLEQNYIPHDAIVRAIVAGDATAAERAGHACMEHILIALTDSATLTS, from the coding sequence GTGAGCCTGCGGACGGCGCAGCGGGCGTCTCTCGTGGACCAGGTGATCGACCAGCTCAAGGAGCAGATCACCTCCGGCTCATGGCAGATGCACGCCAAGATTCCCACCGAGACGGTGCTCGCCGAGCACCTCGGAGTCGGCAGGAACACGGTTCGTGAGGCGGTCCGCGCGCTGACCCACGCCGGGCTGCTCGAGTGCCGCCAGGGCGACGGGACCTACGTCCGGGCCACCAGCGAGCTGTCCGGCGCGATGGCCAGGCGCCTGCGGGCGGCCGAGCAGCTGGAGATCCTCGAGGTCCGTCGCGCCCTTGAGGTCGAGGCGGCCCGGCTCGCGGCGACGCGGCGGACCGAAGGCGACGTCGCGTCGATCGAGGCCGCGCTCGCCGCGCGGGAGAAGGCGTGGGCGGACGGCGACCCCGAGGCGTTCGTCGAATCCGACCTCGCCTTCCACGTGGCGGTCGTGGAGGCCACGCACAACAGGGTGCTGATCGACCTCTACGTCGACTTCTCGGCGGCGCTGCGAGCGAGCATCGCGGCGGCCGGCGGCTCCTTGGAGCAGAACTACATCCCCCACGACGCGATCGTGCGCGCGATCGTCGCCGGCGATGCCACCGCGGCCGAGCGGGCCGGCCACGCGTGCATGGAGCACATCCTCATCGCCCTCACCGACTCCGCCACCCTCACCTCCTGA
- the dnaN gene encoding DNA polymerase III subunit beta: MKFQVNRDVLADAVAWAARVLPARPAVPVLAGLLLEAGDDLRVSAFDYDVSARADVEADVAEPGRVLIPGKVLAEITRSLPARPVEIATSGSEAVLACGSVEFNLLTMPDEDFPAMPPMPPKVGAVGGGVFADAIRQVAAAASRDDTLPMLTGVRVDIEGVRVAMAATDRYRIAASEFLWHPEREDVRHGVVVPARVLVEVARSLRGGEVAIGLGDNVAGFESQGRTTTVRLLDDQFIDYRSRLTGEWGIHADVAVAPFVEAVKRVVLVAERNTAVRLSFSQGQVQIRAGGGDIGRGSEIVDAELDGPDIEIAFQPHFLLDGLEGVGTERARIHLESPTRPALITDEGEDPGFRYLVMSLRLG; this comes from the coding sequence ATGAAATTCCAGGTGAACCGCGACGTCCTGGCCGACGCGGTGGCGTGGGCGGCCAGGGTGCTGCCCGCCCGGCCCGCGGTGCCCGTTCTCGCGGGCCTGCTCCTGGAGGCGGGAGACGACCTGCGGGTGTCCGCCTTCGACTACGACGTGTCGGCCCGGGCCGACGTCGAGGCCGACGTCGCCGAGCCGGGGCGGGTGCTGATCCCCGGCAAGGTCCTGGCCGAGATCACCCGGAGCCTGCCCGCCCGGCCCGTCGAGATCGCCACGAGCGGGTCCGAGGCGGTGCTCGCCTGCGGCAGCGTGGAGTTCAATCTGCTCACCATGCCCGACGAGGACTTTCCCGCGATGCCGCCGATGCCGCCGAAGGTCGGCGCCGTGGGCGGCGGCGTGTTCGCCGACGCGATCCGCCAGGTCGCGGCCGCGGCCAGCCGTGACGACACGCTGCCCATGCTGACGGGCGTCCGCGTGGACATCGAGGGCGTCCGGGTCGCGATGGCCGCCACCGACCGCTACCGCATCGCCGCGAGCGAGTTCCTGTGGCACCCCGAGCGGGAGGACGTGCGGCACGGCGTGGTCGTGCCGGCGCGGGTCCTGGTCGAGGTGGCCCGGTCGCTGCGCGGCGGCGAGGTGGCGATCGGGCTCGGCGACAACGTGGCCGGCTTCGAGAGCCAGGGCCGCACGACCACCGTGCGTCTGCTGGACGACCAGTTCATCGACTACCGGTCCCGGTTGACCGGCGAGTGGGGCATCCACGCCGACGTGGCGGTGGCGCCGTTCGTGGAGGCCGTCAAGCGGGTCGTGCTGGTCGCCGAGCGCAACACCGCGGTCCGGCTGTCGTTCTCGCAGGGGCAGGTGCAGATCAGGGCCGGGGGCGGCGACATCGGCAGGGGCTCGGAGATCGTGGACGCCGAGCTCGATGGGCCGGACATCGAGATCGCCTTCCAGCCCCACTTCCTGCTCGACGGGCTCGAAGGCGTCGGGACCGAGCGAGCGCGGATTCACCTGGAATCCCCGACCCGTCCCGCGCTGATCACCGATGAGGGGGAGGACCCCGGGTTCCGCTACCTCGTCATGTCGCTGCGGCTCGGCTGA
- a CDS encoding response regulator transcription factor produces MRVVLAEDLHLLREGLVALLRAHGFEVVAAVESGPELLAALVGERPDVAVVDVRLPPTFTDEGLQAALAARRRVPGLPVLVLSQHVEQLYARELLADGSGGVGYLLKDRVFNGEQFVDAVRRVAGGGTAMDPEVIARLLASNARNEPLGRLTPREREVLELMAEGRSNAAIGQRLFLSDSAVGKHTASIFAKLGLAPSDDDNRRVLAVLAFLNSK; encoded by the coding sequence GTGCGGGTAGTGCTTGCGGAGGACCTGCACCTGCTGAGGGAGGGCCTGGTCGCCCTGCTGCGCGCCCACGGCTTCGAGGTGGTGGCGGCGGTCGAGTCCGGCCCGGAGCTGCTCGCCGCGCTGGTCGGCGAGCGTCCCGACGTGGCCGTCGTGGACGTACGGCTCCCGCCGACCTTCACCGACGAGGGCCTGCAGGCCGCCCTGGCCGCGCGGCGGCGGGTGCCGGGCCTGCCGGTTCTCGTGCTGTCCCAGCACGTCGAGCAGCTGTACGCGAGGGAGCTGCTGGCCGACGGGTCCGGCGGCGTCGGCTACCTGCTGAAGGACCGGGTGTTCAACGGCGAGCAGTTCGTCGACGCCGTACGCCGGGTCGCGGGCGGGGGAACGGCGATGGACCCCGAGGTGATCGCCCGGCTCCTGGCGAGCAACGCGCGCAACGAACCGCTCGGCCGGCTCACCCCGAGGGAGCGCGAGGTGCTGGAACTGATGGCGGAGGGCAGGTCCAACGCGGCGATCGGGCAGCGGCTGTTCCTCAGTGACAGCGCGGTGGGCAAGCACACGGCGAGCATCTTCGCCAAGCTCGGACTGGCGCCCTCCGACGACGACAACCGCAGGGTCCTCGCGGTGCTCGCCTTCCTCAACAGCAAGTAG
- a CDS encoding sensor histidine kinase has translation MTSARPTLVALGRGAALAGLALLGQVAGLAVLTAMLLTFLVGLVIVFPPAVRLARAVTRTQRGLAARWSGISIDEPYLPAPPPPVPQADGWYRDGRTLYKKPTIPAFNLRWNWMTKDPATWRDFAFLMGDLWMGGLLVAAPLLATAYGAVRLATGDPLGAAWILLAVSTAYWYAPWAVRAHGRIAAALLGPTEKARLAQQVSRLDAARTEVVDSQAAELRRIERDLHDGAQARLVAIGMTIGAAEQLLDSDPQAARALLGKASEASATALQELRRLVRGIHPPVLAERGLGDAVRALALDSPLRVHVTVDLPERASAPLESAAYFAVSELLANAARHGDASEVWVDVSAQGPALRVTVTDDGHGGADPERGTGLHGIERRLGAFDGVLAVNSPVGGPTTAVIELPRAFRVRSAPVSPWRYFGRICWALWPIALFPQGLVAMVFKLVGSPVKSWFLGLYVPEPFQWPVIVGMIALGGGLLAVALTTTMRGRETEAGGCG, from the coding sequence ATGACCTCAGCTCGCCCGACTCTCGTCGCCCTCGGCAGGGGCGCCGCCCTCGCCGGCCTCGCCCTGCTGGGACAGGTCGCGGGCCTGGCGGTGCTGACCGCCATGCTGCTCACCTTCCTGGTCGGCCTGGTGATCGTCTTCCCGCCGGCCGTACGGCTCGCGCGGGCCGTGACCCGCACGCAACGGGGGCTGGCCGCGCGATGGTCGGGCATCTCGATCGACGAGCCCTATCTGCCCGCGCCGCCCCCACCGGTCCCGCAGGCCGACGGCTGGTACCGGGACGGCCGCACCCTGTACAAGAAGCCCACGATCCCGGCCTTCAACCTGCGGTGGAACTGGATGACCAAGGATCCGGCCACCTGGCGCGACTTCGCCTTCCTCATGGGGGATCTGTGGATGGGCGGCCTGCTCGTCGCCGCACCGCTGCTCGCGACCGCGTACGGCGCCGTCCGCCTGGCCACGGGCGACCCTTTGGGCGCGGCCTGGATCCTGCTTGCGGTGAGCACCGCGTACTGGTACGCCCCGTGGGCCGTGCGGGCGCACGGCAGGATCGCCGCCGCGCTGCTCGGGCCCACCGAGAAGGCCAGGCTGGCCCAGCAGGTCAGCCGCCTGGACGCGGCGCGCACCGAGGTCGTCGACTCGCAGGCCGCCGAACTGCGCCGGATCGAGCGCGACCTGCACGACGGCGCCCAGGCCCGCCTCGTCGCGATCGGCATGACGATCGGCGCGGCCGAGCAGCTGCTGGACAGCGACCCGCAGGCCGCCAGGGCGCTGCTGGGCAAGGCGAGCGAGGCCTCGGCGACCGCGCTGCAGGAGCTCCGGCGGCTGGTGCGCGGCATCCATCCCCCGGTGCTGGCCGAGCGTGGTCTCGGTGACGCCGTACGCGCCCTCGCCCTGGACAGTCCGCTGCGCGTCCACGTCACGGTCGACCTGCCGGAGCGCGCCTCCGCACCGCTGGAGTCGGCGGCGTACTTCGCGGTCAGCGAGCTGCTGGCGAACGCCGCTCGCCACGGGGACGCGAGCGAGGTGTGGGTGGACGTGAGCGCGCAGGGCCCGGCGCTGCGCGTGACCGTGACCGACGACGGCCATGGCGGCGCGGACCCCGAGCGCGGCACCGGCCTGCACGGCATCGAGCGCAGGCTCGGGGCCTTCGACGGCGTCCTCGCGGTGAACAGCCCTGTGGGCGGTCCGACCACGGCCGTCATCGAGCTGCCCCGGGCGTTCCGGGTGCGGTCGGCGCCGGTGTCACCGTGGCGCTACTTCGGCCGGATCTGCTGGGCGCTGTGGCCGATCGCGCTGTTCCCGCAGGGGCTGGTCGCGATGGTGTTCAAGCTGGTGGGGTCGCCGGTGAAGTCCTGGTTCCTCGGCCTGTACGTGCCCGAGCCCTTCCAGTGGCCGGTCATCGTCGGCATGATTGCGCTCGGCGGCGGCCTGCTGGCCGTCGCGCTGACGACGACGATGCGGGGCAGGGAGACGGAGGCCGGCGGGTGCGGGTAG
- a CDS encoding ABC transporter ATP-binding protein translates to MAIITVDHLRKTYGTRVAVEDVSFSVKEGEVFGIVGRNGAGKTTTVECVAGLRTPTAGTVTVDADLKEQVGVQLQECSLPDKIRVGEALALYASFYSRPADWRALAAEAGLDLRVPFAKLSGGQRQRLSVALALVGNPRVAILDELTTGLDPQARRETWDLVTRIRDRGVTVLLVTHFMEEVERLCDRVAVISRGRVRAVDTPAGLVARTGGEQRLVFHTGEPVDGLRALPEVTSVTVTGDGNGAEVTVTGSADLLSAVTAVLPASRMRDLRLERTTLDDAFLVLTGQEES, encoded by the coding sequence ATGGCAATCATCACCGTGGACCACCTCCGCAAGACGTACGGCACGCGGGTGGCGGTCGAGGACGTGTCGTTCTCCGTGAAGGAGGGCGAGGTCTTCGGCATCGTGGGCCGCAACGGGGCGGGGAAGACGACGACGGTCGAGTGCGTCGCCGGGCTGCGCACCCCCACCGCGGGCACGGTCACCGTGGACGCGGACCTGAAGGAACAGGTCGGCGTGCAACTTCAGGAGTGCTCGCTGCCCGACAAGATCCGGGTCGGGGAGGCGCTTGCGCTCTACGCCTCGTTCTACTCCCGCCCGGCCGATTGGCGGGCCCTGGCCGCGGAGGCCGGGCTCGACCTCCGCGTGCCCTTCGCGAAGCTGTCGGGCGGGCAGCGCCAGCGGTTGTCGGTCGCGCTCGCGCTGGTCGGAAACCCGCGCGTCGCGATACTCGACGAGCTCACGACCGGCCTCGACCCGCAGGCCCGCCGCGAGACGTGGGACCTGGTCACCCGGATCAGGGACCGCGGCGTGACGGTCCTGCTCGTGACCCACTTCATGGAAGAGGTGGAGCGCCTGTGCGACCGGGTCGCGGTCATCTCCCGGGGGCGCGTGCGGGCGGTGGACACGCCCGCCGGGCTCGTCGCCCGCACGGGCGGCGAGCAGCGCCTGGTCTTCCACACCGGCGAGCCCGTCGACGGCCTTCGGGCGCTGCCCGAGGTGACGTCCGTCACGGTGACCGGCGACGGGAACGGCGCGGAGGTCACGGTCACCGGCTCCGCCGACCTGCTGAGCGCCGTCACCGCCGTGCTGCCCGCGTCCCGGATGCGGGACCTGCGCCTGGAGCGCACCACCCTCGACGACGCGTTTCTCGTTCTCACCGGCCAGGAGGAGTCATGA
- a CDS encoding ABC transporter permease, giving the protein MTKAFGKLAAVEARLFLREPAAVFFVVVLPVGLLLALGSTIPGFRDADPSLGGQRFVDAPFTGMMILLSIVTLALSALPSALVLYRERGVLRRMSTTPVRPASLLSAQLLVNVAASVVATALTLGVGHLVLGVPLPKAPWAFAMVFVLGSVAMLALGLLLASVAPNSRVVQGAGAALMFPLLFLAGMWLPRALMPEVLRRISDFTPTGAFGQGLVDALGGHAPQPLHLAVLAGWALAAGLAAARLFRWH; this is encoded by the coding sequence ATGACCAAGGCGTTCGGAAAGCTCGCGGCGGTGGAGGCCCGGCTGTTCCTCCGCGAGCCCGCAGCCGTGTTCTTCGTGGTCGTGCTGCCGGTGGGCCTGCTGCTCGCGCTCGGCAGCACGATTCCCGGCTTCCGGGACGCCGACCCGTCGCTGGGCGGGCAGCGCTTCGTGGACGCGCCGTTCACGGGCATGATGATCCTGCTGTCGATCGTGACGCTCGCGCTCAGCGCGCTGCCGTCGGCCCTGGTGCTCTATCGGGAGCGCGGCGTGCTGCGGCGGATGTCCACCACGCCGGTACGGCCGGCGTCGCTGCTGTCCGCCCAGTTGCTCGTCAACGTGGCGGCGTCGGTGGTGGCGACCGCGCTGACGCTGGGTGTGGGCCACCTGGTCCTCGGGGTGCCGCTGCCCAAGGCGCCCTGGGCGTTCGCGATGGTCTTCGTCCTCGGCTCGGTCGCCATGCTCGCCCTCGGGCTGCTGCTCGCCTCCGTGGCACCGAACTCCCGGGTCGTCCAGGGCGCGGGGGCGGCCCTCATGTTCCCCCTGCTCTTCCTCGCGGGGATGTGGCTGCCCCGGGCGCTCATGCCCGAGGTCCTGCGCCGGATCAGCGACTTCACCCCCACCGGCGCCTTCGGCCAGGGCCTCGTGGACGCCCTGGGCGGGCACGCCCCGCAGCCGCTCCACCTCGCCGTACTGGCGGGCTGGGCACTGGCCGCCGGCCTCGCCGCGGCCCGCCTGTTCCGCTGGCACTAG